The Parasteatoda tepidariorum isolate YZ-2023 chromosome X2, CAS_Ptep_4.0, whole genome shotgun sequence genome includes a region encoding these proteins:
- the LOC122268949 gene encoding sporozoite surface protein 2-like produces MMSMSLMSKKKDTSYKADPVEPSVKCKLPVKYHYFLRNIRPSEKLKWSKASVISKSKRSCDPPVNSKPGDAFEKPEPGNQSEKSDDPSKKPNPSDPSEKPNPGDISEKPDPEDPSEMPDPCNLSERSHPDNPSERSDLDNPSKRTHPDHPSEKAEPNDLSERPDPYYTFQKPDSDNPSVRPDPDNPSEWPDPENPSERPDPDDPSEKPVLGNSYVKSKPGYLSNNFKTGEPSIRSKLVNASGSLEPSEILKSINCKFSAELAKNKIAYREVPQWTDR; encoded by the exons ATGATGTCCATGTCTCTGATGTCCAAGAAGAAAGATACTTCATATAAGGCTGATCCAGTAGAGCCTTCTGTAAAGTGTAAACTTCCTGTAaagtatcattattttttaagaaatatacgTCCATCTGAGAAATTGAAATGGAGCAAAGCATCTGTGATTTCCAAGTCTAAAAGA TCCTGTGATCCTCCTGTGAATTCCAAACCAGGAGATGCTTTTGAGAAACCAGAGCCAGGTAATCAGTCTGAGAAGTCTGACGATCCATCCAAGAAACCAAATCCCAGTGATCCTTCAGAGAAACCAAATCCGGGTGATATTTCTGAGAAGCCAGATCCGGAAGATCCTTCAGAGATGCCAGATCCGTGTAATCTTTCAGAGAGATCACATCCAGATAATCCTTCTGAGAGATCAGATCTGGATAATCCTTCTAAGAGGACACATCCGGATCATCCTTCTGAGAAGGCTGAACCAAATGATCTTTCTGAGAGGCCAGATCCGTATTATACTTTTCAGAA GCCAGATTCGGATAATCCTTCTGTGAGACCAGATCCGGATAATCCTTCTGAGTGGCCAGATCCGGAAAATCCATCTGAGAGGCCAGATCCGGATGATCCTTCAGAGAAGCCAGTTTTGGGCAATTCTTACGTAAAGTCTAAGCCAGGTTATCTTTCTAACAACTTCAAGACAGGCGAGCCTTCTATAAGGTCTAAGCTGGTTAATGCTTCTGGCTCTCTTGAGCCATCCGAAATACTAAAATCCATTAACTGCAAGTTTTCAGCAGAGCTGGCGAAAAACAAAATCGCTTACCGtgaagtcccgcagtggactgatcgttaa